A region of Betta splendens chromosome 13, fBetSpl5.4, whole genome shotgun sequence DNA encodes the following proteins:
- the LOC114867918 gene encoding lissencephaly-1 homolog: protein MVLSQRQRDELNRAIADYLRSNGYEEAYSTFKKEAELDNNDDLDKKYAGLLEKKWTSVIRLQKKVMELESKLNEAKEEITLGGPVSQKRDPKEWIPRPPERYALSGHRSPVTRVIFHPVFSVMVSASEDATIKVWDYETGDFERTLKGHTDSVQDISFDQTGKLLASCSADMTIKLWDFQGFECIRTMHGHDHNVSSVAIMPNGDHIVSASRDKTIKMWEVATGYCVKTFTGHREWVRMVRPNQDGTLIASCSNDQTVRVWVVASKECKAELREHEHVVECISWAPESAHPTILDATGSETKKSGKPGPFLLSGSRDKTIKMWDVSIGMCLMTLVGHDNWVRGILFHPGGKFIVSCADDKTLRIWDYKNKRCMKTLGAHEHFVTSLDFHKAAPYVVTGSVDQTLKVWECR from the exons AAATCGAGCGATAGCCGATTATCTACGTTCCAATGGATACGAAGAGGCATATTCCACTTTCAAGAAGGAGGCGGAATTAGATAAT AATGATGATTTGGATAAGAAGTACGCTGGCCTTTTGGAAAAGAAATGGACCTCAGTCATCAGATTACAAAAGAAG GTGATGGAGCTTGAATCTAAACTGAATGAAGCTAAAGAGGAGATTACCCTGGGTGGGCCTGTCAGTCAGAAGCGTGACCCCAAAGAGTGGATCCCGCGTCCACCAGAAAGGTACGCGCTGAGTGGTCACCGCAGTCCAGTCACCCGCGTCATCTTCCACCCAGTCTTCAGTGTCATGGTCTCAGCTTCTGAAGATGCAACAATAAAG GTGTGGGACTATGAGACAGGAGATTTTGAACGCACACTGAAAGGCCACACAGATTCAGTGCAGGACATCTCATTTGACCAGACTGGCAAACTGCTTGCGTCCTGCTCTGCAGACATGACTATCAAGCTGTGGGATTTCCAGGGTTTTGAGTGCATCAGGACCATGCATG GACATGACCACAATGTTTCATCTGTAGCCATCATGCCAAACGGAGATCACATTGTGTCTGCCTCAAGGGACAAAACCATAAAAATGTGGGAGGTGGCAACTGG CTACTGTGTAAAGACCTTCACAGGCCACAGGGAATGGGTTCGTATGGTGCGACCAAACCAAGATGGCACACTGATTGCCAGCTGCTCCAATGACCAGACAGTTCGTGTATGGGTTGTGGCCTCCAAAGAGTGCAAGGCTGAGCTGAGGGAACATGAACATGTAGTGGAGTGCATCTCCTGGGCACCAGAGAGCGCACACCCCACAATCCTTGATGCCACAGGCTCAGAG ACCAAGAAAAGCGGTAAGCCAGGTCCTTTCCTGCTGTCTGGCTCCAGAGACAAAACCATCAAGATGTGGGATGTTAGCATTGGCATGTGCCTTATGACACTG GTCGGCCATGACAACTGGGTGCGTGGGATCCTCTTCCACCCTGGAGGCAAGTTTATTGTGTCCTGTGCAGATGACAAGACCTTAAGGATCTGGGACTACAAGAACAAGCGCTGCATGAAAACCCTTGGTGCCCATGAACACTTTGTTACCTCTCTGG